The following proteins are encoded in a genomic region of Brachypodium distachyon strain Bd21 chromosome 1, Brachypodium_distachyon_v3.0, whole genome shotgun sequence:
- the LOC104582064 gene encoding uncharacterized protein LOC104582064 — protein sequence MRTFRDTLATCGLMDLGYSGVSFTYDNRRSGSRNVRVRLDRAVADDEWRDLYGQAKIEHLVSPCLDHNPILVRLLEDNPTERRKINRQYELFWEKAAELPELVAEAWKDAHANGDLGAVFAGLGSVMQKQQGWSKGKFGNILKDIELERSKLNQLCMDNADIREIRKVNDRINELLYQEELLWMQRSRIDWIKAGDRNTKFFHQKAVWRAKKNKIVKLCDDGDTWVEDIPTLEKMTTEYFQNIFTKDHTLDS from the coding sequence ATGAGGACATTCAGAGATACTCTGGCTACCTGCGGTTTGATGGACCTTGGCTACTCTGGTGTGTCGTTCACTTATGATAATAGGAGATCGGGCTCCAGGAATGTTAGGGTCAGATTGGATCGTGCAGTGGCTGACGATGAATGGAGAGATTTGTATGGCCAGGCAAAAATTGAACATTTGGTCTCCCCCTGCTTGGATCATAACCCAATCCTAGTTCGGCTGCTGGAGGATAATCCAACGGAGCGTAGGAAAATTAACCGCCAGTACGAGCTGTTCTGGGAAAAGGCTGCGGAGCTACCTGAACTGGTGGCGGAGGCCTGGAAGGATGCTCATGCTAACGGCGACTTGGGTGCAGTCTTTGCTGGCCTTGGTAGTGTTATGCAGAAGCAGCAGGGATGGAGCAAAGGGAAATTCGGTAACATTTTAAAAGATATTGAACTGGAGAGAAGCAAGCTCAACCAGTTGTGTATGGACAATGCTGATATCCGTGAGATCAGGAAGGTGAATGACCGAATAAATGAACTGCTATATCAAGAAGAGCTTTTGTGGATGCAGCGGTCACGTATTGATTGGATAAAAGCTGGGGATCGCAACACAAAATTCTTTCATCAGAAGGCAGTTTGGAGAGCGAAGAAGAATAAGATAGTCAAGTTGTGTGATGATGGAGATACCTGGGTTGAAGACATACCGACTCTTGAAAAGATGACTACTGAATATTTTCAGAATATTTTCACCAAGGACCATACCCTTGACTCGTAG
- the LOC100832739 gene encoding UDP-glycosyltransferase 88B1: MATPTVVLLPVWGAGHLMSMLDAGKRLLARSRGALSLTVLVMQAPAENYRSEVAGHIRREEASGLDIRFHHLPTVELPTDYVGIEEFISRFVQLHAPHVKAAISGLACPVAALVVDFFATTLFDVSRELAVPAYVYFTASAAAYALFLRLPALQEEVTCEFEELDGMVDVPGLPPVPPSSLPSPLMDKKNPNYTWFVYHGRRFMEANGVMINTAAALEQSVLAAIADGRCTPGIPAPTVYPVGPVISFNPPAEQGGHECLRWLDTQPPASVVLLCFGSGGFSTAPQAHEIAHGLERSGHRFLWVLRGPPAAGAQQPADANLEELLPEGFLERTKGKGLVWPTKAPQKEILAHAAVGGFVTHGGWNSVLESLWFGVPMVPWPLYAEQHFNAFTLVAYMGVAVAMEVDRKRKNFVRASDLERAVVALMGDSDEGRKAREKATEMKAACRSAVEEGGSSYSALGSLAEEMIKGVNQRSPH, encoded by the coding sequence ATGGCAACCCCGACCGTCGTGTTGCTGCCCGTCTGGGGCGCTGGCCACCTCATGTCCATGCTGGACGCAGGCAAGCGGTTGCTCGCCCGCAGCCGCGGCGCTCTCTCGCTCACGGTGCTCGTCATGCAGGCACCGGCGGAGAACTACAGGTCCGAGGTCGCCGGCCACATTCGTCGGGAGGAAGCTTCCGGGCTGGACATTCGCTTCCATCACCTCCCCACCGTTGAGCTCCCAACGGACTACGTGGGCATCGAGGAATTTATCTCCCGTTTCGTGCAGCTCCACGCGCCGCACGTGAAGGCGGCCATCTCCGGCCTGGCGTGCCCCGTGGCAGCACTTGTCGTCGACTTCTTCGCCACGACGCTGTTCGACGTCTCCCGCGAGCTCGCCGTGCCGGCATACGTGTACTTcaccgccagcgccgccgcgtacGCGCTCTTCCTGCGCctgccggcgctccaggagGAGGTAACGTGCGAGTTCGAGGAGTTGGACGGCATGGTGGACGTTCCCGGgttgccgccggtgccgccgtcGTCCCTCCCGTCGCCGTTGATGGACAAGAAGAACCCCAACTACACATGGTTCGTGTACCACGGCAGGCGTTTCATGGAAGCCAACGGCGTCATGATTAACACGGCGGCCGCGCTCGAGCAGAGCGTTCTTGCTGCCATCGCCGACGGCCGGTGCACGCCCGGAATCCCTGCCCCGACGGTCTATCCAGTCGGCCCTGTGATCTCCTTCAATCCGCCAGCGGAGCAGGGCGGCCATGAGTGCCTCCGGTGGCTCGACACGCAGCCTCCGGCCTCCGTGGTGCTCCTCTGTTTCGGCAGCGGAGGCTTCTCCACCGCGCCGCAGGCGCACGAGATCGCGCACGGGCTGGAGCGCAGCGGGCACCGGTTCCTCTGGGTTCTGCGTGGCCCGCCGGCAGCCGGCGCGCAGCAACCCGCGGACGCGAATCTAGAGGAGCTGCTCCCGGAGGGGTTCCTGGAGAGGACCAAGGGGAAGGGCCTCGTGTGGCCGACAAAGGCGCCCCAGAAGGAGATCCTCGCGCACGCCGCCGTGGGGGGTTTCGTGACGCACGGCGGGTGGAACTCGGTCCTGGAGAGCCTGTGGTTCGGCGTGCCCATGGTGCCGTGGCCGCTCTACGCCGAGCAGCACTTCAACGCGTTCACGCTGGTCGCCTACATGGGCGTGGCCGTGGCCATGGAGGTGGACAGGAAGAGGAAAAACTTCGTGCGCGCGTCAGACCTGGAACGAGCCGTGGTGGCGCTCATGGGCGACTCCGACGAGGGAAGGAAGGCGAGAGAGAAAGCCACGGAGATGAAAGCTGCCTGTAGGAGTGCCgtcgaggaaggaggttcgTCGTATTCTGCACTGGGGAGCCTCGCGGAAGAGATGATTAAAGGCGTGAACCAGAGATCGCCGCACTGA